The nucleotide sequence gtggctagcatgactaagccgcttctggcgaaaccaaagcagcccacggaaatgccgtttaccttcccgccagagtggtacctatttatctacttgcgcttgctttcgaattgctagcaTAGCATCCTTTAAACCCACAGACTGGTATGGCAGGAAAGGCTAGAACTTTCCTACTTCCTACTTTCCCAAAGTTCCGGAACTAATCGCTTCTTTCCTTAGCCATTCCTTGCCCTGTGTGCAGCCTGAAAGTAGCTGCATGTGTGTGCAGTCGTGGGTCAGCTGGATGTGTGTAAATGGGGGATTGCCTGTACTggatgtgtgttgtgttgtgttgcctGTGCATGCTGCACGTCCGATATGTGGAGCGGATTTCTGTGTATGTGTGGAGGACAGAGGGTGGGGTTTCTATGTTTGTTCCAGGTGCATTTGTGACACCAGTGTGGACGTTCTTTCCTCAGAAACAGTTAAacaaagaaaagcagaaaatcAAAGATGCCTTTGAGAAGATGCAAAATTCTCTGGAGGAAAAAGAGAGTTCCTCGCTGGCCCGCCTGAGAAACCTAGAAAAGGAGATTAAGAAGAAGGTGGCGGAAAATGGCAACAGACTCTCGGAGGACATTTCTTACCTCACGAAATTGATCACTGAGCTGGAGGAGAAGTGTGAGCAGCCTCCACAGCTGTTCCTTCAGGTGAGATGGAGTCAATGTCGCCTGAAAGTGACATTTGGTTTTCCACAGAGAAAACAGGGCAAATCAGTCCTCCTGGTAACACAAATATGAGACAGACTTCTCTGTATCTTTCTCTTTCAGGACATCGAAAGTACCTTGCTCAGGTATGCAGCTTCTTCTCCTGCCATTACTgactcttaaaaataaataaatccctgcttATTCCCCAGAAAGTCTTGATGCAGCTAACAGTAGCAAAAGCAGAATAAACAAACATTATAATGTCCATAGGCTGCAGGGCAAGGTGAGCAATAActggcttttcttcttcctttctgttACACAGTTTTTAGTCTAGCTTCTACACCCTTTGGATCTGACATTATTTGGCACAGATAATTTGTCCACAGCTACATTTGTCTTGACAgggatgatgatttatacccctcccatctggctgggttcccccagccaccctgggcggctcccaaaagaatattaaaagcactataaaacatcaaacattaaaaacttcccaaaacagggctgcctccagatgtcttctaaaagccagatagttgtttatttccttgacatctgatgggagggcgttccacagggcaggcgccaccaccgagaaggccctctgcctgcttccctgtagcttcactattcgcaggaagggaaccaccagaaggccctcggagctggacctcagtgtccgcgcagaacgatggaggaggagatgctccttcgggtatactgggccgaggccgtttagggcttcaaagttcagcaccaacactttgaattgtgcttggaaacatactgggagccaatgtaggtctttcaggaccagtgttatatggtctcggcggccagtctagctgccacattctggattagttgtagtttccgggtcaccttcaaagggatgAAGCACATTCTTGTGTGAGCCCAAGAAGCCCCTCTGTATAGAACtgctaagttgtgggtgaacatatcagaggacacagcgattcttcaaacagctcttgtttattcacaggccaggacagaactgaactgaagggttcagtcagcctgcttatatagagctccagtacaatgtaactgtaacaattttctaaaactatccaatcactgaatgtcattttcaatcccttatttgcataactatctacagtatccccctgctggcccagggtgagaacttgaGTACATAACAAGAACCAGGCTGTAGTCCCCTCCAGTCCTCTCTCTCTACTTCCCCCAAAAGTGCTGGCTACTTAAAAACCTTTTCAAACGACAGGTGCCACGCATTGAATCTATAAAGCATTAGAGGAATTACCAttctttaacctttcttttcGCAAAACCATGTTTCCGTCCTGGTTACAGGGAGAAACGAGCGGAGCATTCAGCAGACCTTTCCACCTGGTTGGAGGAGAGACTCAAGATCTGTTGTCAGAAAAATTCAACGCTAGTAAACGCTATGGTGAaatgtgcaggtatttggggcagCTTGGGAGtcgggtggggagagggagggagagaggttgAGCTCTCAAATATATTCCTGTGGAGGAAAGCGATCTAGGGCCCGGGATGGAATGTGCAACGGAAACATCCACCCGTCTGTGAAAAGGCAAAATTCCTTGCCAGTGAAAGGCATAGAAACAAAAACATTGTGATGCCTTTCTGCAAATCGATGGTGCAAACCTGGGAGGTTCTGGAGAGGCTTAGCAACTGCATTTTGGAAGATTGCTGTAGAGCTGGAAACATTGCAGtaaatatgatagccatgttcaaatatataaaaggatgtcatatagaggagggagaaaggttgttttctgctgctccagagaagcggacacggagcaatggatccaaactacaagaaagaagattccacctaaacattaggaagaacttcctgacagtaagagctgttcgacagtggaatttgctgccaaggagtgtggtggagtctccttctttggaggtctttaagcagaggcttgacaaccatatgtcaggagtgctctgatggtgtttcctgcttggcagggggttggactcgatggcccttgtggtctattccaactctatgattctatgattctatgaattttattttcaaaaaaatgaaaTCTACATATATTTATTACATATTGATGAGCTCTTTGAGCgaatttgtcatttttaaacctaatgtttccttccttctcccacctcctcaAACAGATTCTCTGGAGGAAGCACTGAAGAAAGGTAATTTTGGGGGGACAGAATACCAAGGGATATTTTGATGGGATAAGTTGCCAGTAGGTCCGTCTGCTGACCACAGAAAGCCACCCACTTTAAAACTGTAGCACATCTAATGTAATTCTAATTTATGTGATGATCTTAATCGAGGTCAAGTTGACATATTGATATTTTGtacattgctgctgcttcttgcttgctgGTGAGTCACACAAAGCAATAATCAacctaaaaaagcaaaacaacccatGAAATACAGTACCTCATTTTTATATTTCAGAAGGTTTGAATAAATTTCTCACTCACACTACAGTGCCTCTGGAGCAAAAACTGGAGAAAGGTAATATTATGGAACTAAATGAGAACTAAATCTTGGTGGGAGATGGTGCTTGGAAAAGAGTCAAAGAGCAGAACTGGTTTTATTCTGGGAATAAATTCAGTAAATTGAGTAAATAATAATTGTTTCTTAACTGTGCCTGACATGCCATCCAAAAGTTAATTCATTCAGCATAGCCCTATATTTAAATGCCGATCTTAATCAGGGAAGTACTGtaacagggctttttttaaaagaagcaaccGCTGAAACATGTATGATTATTGTTTTATTCTATTGCTTCTTAAACGAGAACTGAATAAAAGTAAGTTCTAGAAGAATTAGATGGAAACACAAGCcccccaatgaaaataaggacacccAATGACACATAAAACATTAACCATAGTCGCTGAGAGCATGTCATTCAAATAAAAACTACCAAGTCTAACAAatgagtaattattattattattattattattattagttgttgttgttgttgttgttgttgttgttgttgttgttgttgttgttgttgttaattgaatttatataccgccctatacctggaggtctcagggcggttcacaaaaaagatcacaatatataaaatcaaaataaaaagaataacccAATAatgccccaccccaaaaaagagctacattttaaaagggcataggatgttgatgaagtcaaccaaaggcctagttaaaaaggaacatttttgcctggcacctaaatgtgcataatgaaggcaccaggcggacttccctggggagagcattccacagatggggagccactgcagaaaaggccccgttctcgtgtgaTCCCCCTCCAAACCTCTTgaagaggaggcacacgaaggagggtctcagaagatgatctcagggtctgggtaggttcttatggaaagaggcggtccttgaggtattgcggtcctgagccatttaaagctttataggtcaaaaccagcactttgaaatgggcctggaaactaattggtagccagtgcagtcggaccaggatcggtgtaatatgctcagaccgtcttgctccggtgagcaacctggccgctgaattctgcactatctgaagtttccaaaccgtcttcaaaGGCATCTCTGCGTATAAGTAtgtaaatcatagctgtcaaccgtcccttatttggcgggaaactcccttatcccagtgccgtgtcttgctgctgtcccttattgatgatgtcccttaaatttcctgggtttcatgctcacctggctcgggagggaagcagcggctcggggtcctccgccacAAGAGAGCACGCACGCTGGCACCGTCATCCTGGtgcaaggagttccatcggcccttccccgctggagagagggggggagggagagagactctcaccCACACCGCCCACAAGCCCAGAGGCAGTAGTGGTGgcggcagctgaggaggcggcctgagggaggatggggaggggatggggagggacgcagaagggtggCGCCGCAACAGCCTCATGCCggattgacagcatctgtcaatcctaccaatgtatgtaactctttacaacagcaaaatcccttattttggctgctgatcccttattttcgaggctgctggtcccttcttttcaaatctgtaagttgacagctatgatgtaaATATGTCTCTGATTGGAAATGGGTAGAAACCACAGCTAAAGGTGGTGTTCCCAGGTGTAGCGGATGCGAAGGGATCGTTCCTTCTCACCTGCTTAGGGAGTGTACACTTGCTGGCCGGGAGATTTAAGCCCAcgtttattttctctttctctgtgtgcccTTCAGTGAGCGTGACTCTGGATCCTCTCACGGCACACCCTCTGCTCGCGCTGTCTGCCGATCTGAAGAGCGTGAAGGTTGGGGACGTGCCTGATGACCAGGCAGAGGACACGGACGAATTGCTCTCCATACCCTACGTGCTGGGCCGCGAGAAGTTCACGTCCGGGAGACATTGGTGGGAAGCCGAGCTGGATTTAAATGAAGAAGACAAGGAATACATGGATCAGGAGTGCTTGTGGATCGTAGGGGCGGCAAGAGAGTCCTTCCAGGGAAATAAAGGTTTCGACCTCAGCCCTAAAGCTGGGGTCTGGGCTGTGGGGGTGAGCCCCTTTTCCAAAAAGCTCACTGCTTTCATTTCCCGCAAGCCAAGCCATTCGCACTTGGCGCATCAGGTGAGGAAGATCCGAGTATCCCTGGATTACAAAGCACGCCAGGTGGAGTTTTTTGATGCCGATACAGATGCCTCCATTTTCACTTTTTCGGCAGCTTCGTTCGCTGGGGAGGCCATTCGTCCCTTTTTTTGTCTGGGGGGAGAAGGACTTGAATTGAAGTGTGGGAACTGAGCAGAATATTCACCAGTCCTGGTCTTTCCCTGAAAACAGATAGCTAGCGGAAGCTTTCCTTCTGGTGCAAATAGCAGCTGTGGGGGTGTATTAGGGCTGTGCTAATGGAAGCTTTCCTTCtggtgca is from Podarcis muralis chromosome 2, rPodMur119.hap1.1, whole genome shotgun sequence and encodes:
- the LOC114590968 gene encoding tripartite motif-containing protein 10-like; amino-acid sequence: MASDSLHEFPDQICSICKQCFDDPVTIDCGHNFCQACLPSLPHWGEPNRDPSCLLCGETVHQRNFKPNQQLANLVQLVRKLQEGAKRDAERKEVSKSHQETQRLSCKEVRAPICTVSKCNKEDKIQDVVPAEVAAQGSKVTQAAPPNINATETPVPGSPTTNEEQETTCSICREYLTDPVTLDCGHNFCRGCITCYCKILENQDGGALKCPLCKSRIQKWNFRSNVQLAETVEGLKLLPLKLYKERTQSQLKSLEKEKQNLVNQKQTEEEEKEKCLKQLNKEKQKIKDAFEKMQNSLEEKESSSLARLRNLEKEIKKKVAENGNRLSEDISYLTKLITELEEKCEQPPQLFLQDIESTLLREKRAEHSADLSTWLEERLKICCQKNSTLVNAMVKCADSLEEALKKEGLNKFLTHTTVPLEQKLEKVSVTLDPLTAHPLLALSADLKSVKVGDVPDDQAEDTDELLSIPYVLGREKFTSGRHWWEAELDLNEEDKEYMDQECLWIVGAARESFQGNKGFDLSPKAGVWAVGVSPFSKKLTAFISRKPSHSHLAHQVRKIRVSLDYKARQVEFFDADTDASIFTFSAASFAGEAIRPFFCLGGEGLELKCGN